One genomic segment of Primulina tabacum isolate GXHZ01 chromosome 9, ASM2559414v2, whole genome shotgun sequence includes these proteins:
- the LOC142555408 gene encoding putative L-type lectin-domain containing receptor kinase S.5 has translation MMLLLIIAFLIHHNSLDFVESYNFSYPSFDSASCANGSNLICWGSVSAGNGSLYITPHQFQQPKDTSEVGRVLFRYPVLAWPSSFSTTFTIGITSNSTLSGDGMSFIIAQDNGPSPPESYGSFVGILDPSTEGGIVHQLAVELDTYKNPREIDGNHMAIVTTSVEHPVAVRSLSDIGINLHSGRNIIVKIEYDGWEKMLQIHAAYAGDCLVNFLSQKIIMQETVPREVYMGFTGSTGHLSEVHHVLDWNFTMYELPEVSLSMGVGKIKRRKVWEIVAPITLTFSVAATVLVIAAQRQRMVKHKKRDIMERLTKNAANGPKYFTYKQLSRATHNFGKENLLGTGGFGSVYKGVLSNTYFSTTVAVKKINATSSQGEREYLAEICTIGRLRHKNLVQLHGWCHDKEQLLLVYEYMPNGSLDRYIGKDFLDWKTRYKILSGLASVLLYLHEECGSPVVHRDVKPNNVMLDSDFNAHLGDFGLARMLQNNACVTTMVAGTIGYLAPEVSFTGRATLESDVYSFGMVVIEVVCARRSKAMMEEFSLVDYVWNSLEKGLLLSSVDQKLGGKFDEEQARRSLMVGLACLHPDQILRPTMRKVVQIFLNPDEPLMELPESRPTEVCLSLPSSSASTTLTGFGSGAPHYVSLVQDLPDEISTKIEA, from the exons ATGATGTTACTACTAATAATCGCTTTCTTGATTCATCATAATTCGCTTGATTTTGTTGAATCGTACAATTTCTCCTATCCATCATTTGATTCCGCAAGTTGTGCAAACGGAAGCAACTTAATATGCTGGGGATCTGTAAGTGCTGGTAATGGGAGCCTGTACATCACACCTCACCAGTTCCAGCAGCCAAAAGATACAAGTGAGGTTGGAAGGGTGTTGTTCCGGTATCCTGTGCTTGCATGGCCATCATCTTTTTCTACCACTTTCACTATCGGAATAACTTCTAATTCAACGCTGTCTGGTGATGGGATGTCATTCATCATTGCTCAGGATAATGGGCCTTCACCACCCGAAAGCTATGGTTCATTTGTTGGGATTCTTGATCCTTCAACTGAAG GGGGTATTGTTCATCAACTTGCAGTAGAACTAGACACATACAAGAATCCACGCGAAATAGATGGGAACCATATGGCAATTGTAACCACAAGTGTGGAACATCCAGTAGCAGTGAGAAGTCTCAGTGATATTGGGATTAACCTTCACAGTGGAAGAAACATCATAGTTAAAATTGAATATGATGGATGGGAAAAAATGCTCCAGATTCACGCTGCATATGCTGGCGATTGTTTGGTGAATTTTCTAAGCcagaaaataatcatgcaaGAAACTGTTCCTCGGGAAGTTTATATGGGATTTACTGGCTCAACTGGACATTTGTCCGAAGttcatcatgttcttgattGGAATTTCACAATGTATGAATTGCCAGAAGTATCTCTAAGTATGGGAGTCGGGAAAATTAAGCGCAGGAAGGTCTGGGAGATTGTTGCTCCCATAACTCTGACTTTTTCTGTGGCTGCCACGGTTCTTGTCATAGCAGCTCAAAGGCAACGAATGGTGAAACACAAGAAGAGAGATATCATGGAGAGGCTGACAAAAAATGCAGCCAATGGTCCTAAATATTTCACTTATAAGCAGCTTTCTAGGGCAACTCACAATTTCGGTAAAGAAAATCTGCTTGGAACTGGAGGCTTTGGAAGTGTTTACAAAGGAGTTTTATCTAATACATATTTTTCCACTactgttgctgtcaaaaaaattaatGCAACTTCAAGCCAAG GTGAAAGAGAGTACTTAGCAGAAATATGCACCATTGGGCGCCTGAGGCACAAGAACTTGGTGCAACTACACGGTTGGTGCCATGACAAGGAGCAACTACTTCTTGTATATGAATACATGCCTAATGGAAGCCTGGACAGGTATATAGGCAAGGATTTTCTTGATTGGAAAACCAGGTACAAAATTCTTTCAGGGCTGGCTTCTGTGCTACTTTACCTCCACGAAGAATGTGGTAGCCCTGTTGTACACCGTGACGTGAAGCCAAATAATGTTATGTTGGATTCAGATTTTAATGCTCATTTAGGCGACTTTGGCCTCGCGAGAATGCTCCAGAACAATGCGTGTGTGACCACCATGGTGGCTGGAACAATAGGCTATCTAGCACCAGAAGTTAGCTTTACGGGTAGGGCCACTCTAGAGTCCGATGTCTATAGTTTTGGGATGGTGGTGATTGAGGTAGTCTGCGCAAGAAGATCAAAGGCTATGATGGAAGAATTTAGCCTTGTGGATTATGTGTGGAATTCACTCGAAAAGGGTCTGTTATTGTCATCCGTGGATCAAAAATTAGGAGGCAAGTTCGATGAAGAACAAGCGAGAAGAAGTTTAATGGTAGGATTAGCATGTTTGCATCCTGATCAAATACTGAGGCCAACAATGAGAAAAGTAGTTCAAATCTTCCTGAACCCTGATGAGCCTTTGATGGAATTGCCGGAATCAAGGCCGACCGAAGTGTGTTTATCACTGCCATCTTCTTCTGCTTCCACTACCCTGACCGGTTTTGGCTCCGGTGCACCTCATTATGTTAGTCTTGTGCAAGATTTACCAGATGAAATTTCTACAAAAATTGAAGCTTAG